One genomic window of Indioceanicola profundi includes the following:
- a CDS encoding type 2 periplasmic-binding domain-containing protein — protein sequence MRTRIGFTALLLAALLQTPAAAAPVEAGPPGGQYLMILARDGAFAGQLWSLAGRSLAIDPAAPGTGRLLTRLTDAHGWSDADRAHWQRLSLEEAVQAVCADDIPALATMSGPDDIRLAVLPESCRLRMIDLGDGVSRAFAEQAAGLASASIPDGRLAAVPLGADTILDMSDVQVADRAE from the coding sequence ATGCGCACCCGGATCGGATTTACCGCCCTGCTTCTCGCCGCCCTGCTGCAGACGCCCGCCGCCGCAGCCCCGGTCGAGGCAGGTCCGCCCGGCGGGCAGTATCTGATGATCCTGGCCAGGGACGGCGCTTTCGCCGGGCAACTCTGGTCGCTGGCCGGGCGCAGCCTCGCCATCGACCCGGCGGCTCCCGGAACCGGGCGGCTGCTGACCCGGCTCACCGACGCCCATGGCTGGAGCGATGCCGACCGCGCCCACTGGCAGAGGCTTTCCCTGGAGGAGGCGGTGCAGGCCGTCTGCGCCGACGACATTCCCGCCCTGGCCACCATGTCCGGCCCGGACGATATCCGGCTGGCGGTCCTGCCGGAAAGCTGCCGCCTGCGCATGATCGACCTCGGCGACGGCGTCAGCCGCGCCTTCGCGGAGCAAGCCGCCGGGCTCGCATCCGCCAGCATCCCGGACGGCCGGCTGGCAGCCGTTCCGCTGGGAGCCGACACCATTCTCGACATGTCCGACGTGCAGGTCGCCGACCGCGCCGAGTAA